The genomic stretch TAATTTCCTCAATCCTTGAGTTtgtttaagtggggcccatgtcttAGTGATTAAGATGGATCATCTTCTAGGCCCCAGAATGTGTAGGCCATGTTCCAAAAGTTTTCAGATTGGAATATCCTCACCATTCAATATTTGGTGTTTTCTTTTGTCGAATGTGAACCGTTGGTATTATCTTTCTTAACCATCCGTTTTCTCACCATTGATCGAAGGCTGTGGATTGTCTCGATAGTGTGATTCTTTAGGGCATGCTCTATCAACacaccatcagatcaatggtctagaccACCTAATCACGGACCTCACTATGATAATATGCAGATCCTCAAGCCAAAGGTCATATATTTCCTCTTCAATATGAACAAAATTAGACAATAGAATCCCTTCTATGGAGAATCCAGTGCTTATCACTTTATATCTTATTCATCAAGCAGTACATAAACTATACAAGAGTCAGACCATTCTTCTACTGGCCCCTGACTCCAATGGCCATACCCCAACACATGTCAGATGACCCTAACCACCAGTTGTATTACTCTGATGATTACAAATGGATGGTCGGATAAAAGTCCAAACAACGATCAAtatttcaattggcaaacatctTCCAATCTGCAATtatgatcatccaaccattgtaaAATTTGGGGTATGGCCAAATAAACAATATGTTAATAAGAGAGTTTAATTAGATATAAGCATTCCTCATCAGATCCTTTCCCCTATGAAGATCACCACTCAACTGTAATACCTGCTTCCTTAGGTTCTCTTTCTCTAACCCATCCTTTAACAAGGACTGCTTCAATTGATTATATTCATTTTGAAGGCTGGCCACCTCTGATCTTAGAATTCCAACCATCTTCTCATTTCCATCCTTCATACACATCACATCATCTGCTTCTTTCAGTGCTTCCTCTCTTCCCCGTTCGGAAAGGTTGTTTTTCTCTCGCTCTAGCCTTTCTATCTCCATTCGGAGCATTCCGATTTCTTCCAAGAAGGCCCTTTCCCCTGCTTCCTTGGGTTTCTTTAAATTCTCAAGCTCATTAGACTTCTCTTCAAGTTCCTGTCTAAGCTTATCCATTTGTTTTGCTTCTAAATTCATTTTATCCGAAAGCTCTTTCAGTTTCACTTCAAATCGGACTCTAGCCAACCCGAGTTCCTCATTAGCCTTCACCAACAAGTTTTCTTGATGAACTTTCTGCAAACGCAATTCTTTGGCTTCAGTAACTGCTTGCATGGCCCGCCTTTCACTCGCATCAAGTGCAAGTGACATTTGCATTGCAAGATTATTGAATTCTTCCTGAAGCCGTTCGGCAGTGCTAGCATTGTTCCATCTCATCTTTCTCAATGCCTCCTCCGCTCGAATGGCCCGTTGCTCCTGCTCAACTTTGGCACGTCCAATGGTTGCCAAATCAGCTTCAAATACTTCTACCCGTTTCTCAAGTTCTTTCTCCAAGCTCTCGACTTGGACTTCAAGGTCATCCATAACAGCCAAATAGGCCGAGCATTCAGACGGCATCGTCAGCTGTTCTTGCAGCTGGGTTTGCTCGAGTTTCAAAGTCATGCTGTGATTTTCCAGTTTCAAGATCTCGTAGTCTAGAGCAAGCTGTTCCATTTGTGTCTCGAGCTCTTCTCTGTCTTTCCTATATACCTCTATTTCATTACAAAGCTGTACAATCTTCCATTGTAGCGAGTATTCTATGTTGGAAATAGGCACGTTGTGATCTTCTCGATTCATCTCAGATGGCAGCGAAAGCGGATCACCATTTCCTGATTCTGCTTCTTGGATTCCCTTGTTTTTCTTCTCCAACCGTTCTTCTAAGTCTTGAACAGTGCGAATCAGCTCAGAGTTTGATTCTTGGGTCTTCTGTAGCTGTAACTGAAGATTGATGTTCAGAACTTTCGCATAGTCCAGCTCTTGTTCGATTTCTACTAGTAAATTCCTCAAATCCTCCCTTTCAAATTTCAACCCGGCCGAAACCTTTCCACTTTCAGAATTCTGTTGCGAGACCTTGAGTTTTTCGCACTCTCTGTTAAGCCCATCTCTCTCCTCCTTGAGGCTACGAACTTCCCATGAAAGATCCTGCACAGTGCGTCTCTCCTTTGCAATCTGTTTTCTAAGAGTCTGTAATTCCAGCTCTGACACATCTGCTTGTCTCGCCAAAACTatcatctcattttttagattttctacgGAGACATCCGAAGCCTGCGGCCTTTCTTTCAAATGGGTGCCTTCGAAACTGTTTGTTGAGTCATCTAGACTTCCATCCGGAGCTGAACTGACTGACCACTCTGTGTTCAACCTCCGATGCTGCCTAAAGTCTGTAACTGAATGAACGGCATCGGCTGTTCGTTTTAGGGGCAGAGCATTGTTGCTGACAGACAATGGCAAGCAGGACACGTCCCGATGGATATTGCTGTTCTTGAATCCAAGTTCTTGTGGGGTTTCTTTTCCTGAGCTGCAATTGGATGCTGATGTAGAATCAGAGCAGCTAGATGCTCTCAGAATGCCATCAGATTCAGCACACTGAGATGTTGCTTTGTCATGAGATAAGCTCGATTGCATTATCCCTGTAACGGATGAGCTATCCTGCAAACATGCAAAAATGCCAAATCATCAGTGGCTTCTCGATAGGGTGGAATGGCATAAAAGGATTTGTATAGCCGACCTTaag from Magnolia sinica isolate HGM2019 chromosome 17, MsV1, whole genome shotgun sequence encodes the following:
- the LOC131231032 gene encoding uncharacterized protein LOC131231032, with translation MFRATKWRSKKNMIKAIFKLQFWATQVPQLGWDSLMVSLVPVEVGKPTAKSEKAAIHEGNCQWENPIYETVRFTKESKYGKINKKIYRFLILTGSLKAGLLGEVTIDFADYAEAIKPSSVSLPLKASNSGGVLHVRIQRIRTTADAREMEENGDVTVRPHGRTLKSELSNCDTDGSCNTCSDISNCNCTEDSSSVTGIMQSSLSHDKATSQCAESDGILRASSCSDSTSASNCSSGKETPQELGFKNSNIHRDVSCLPLSVSNNALPLKRTADAVHSVTDFRQHRRLNTEWSVSSAPDGSLDDSTNSFEGTHLKERPQASDVSVENLKNEMIVLARQADVSELELQTLRKQIAKERRTVQDLSWEVRSLKEERDGLNRECEKLKVSQQNSESGKVSAGLKFEREDLRNLLVEIEQELDYAKVLNINLQLQLQKTQESNSELIRTVQDLEERLEKKNKGIQEAESGNGDPLSLPSEMNREDHNVPISNIEYSLQWKIVQLCNEIEVYRKDREELETQMEQLALDYEILKLENHSMTLKLEQTQLQEQLTMPSECSAYLAVMDDLEVQVESLEKELEKRVEVFEADLATIGRAKVEQEQRAIRAEEALRKMRWNNASTAERLQEEFNNLAMQMSLALDASERRAMQAVTEAKELRLQKVHQENLLVKANEELGLARVRFEVKLKELSDKMNLEAKQMDKLRQELEEKSNELENLKKPKEAGERAFLEEIGMLRMEIERLEREKNNLSERGREEALKEADDVMCMKDGNEKMVGILRSEVASLQNEYNQLKQSLLKDGLEKENLRKQVEINVNEAALKNTTHPFLTMEKDLCKRIEELEKVTQELNENNPSCKDKFDKMSDVKDVEDGTGNPDNCKYGRNKAGNLLEPEMGATACIPDRNAIDVARMTSTDGSDAEKGPEISAGCAGDHSDNDGLLREMALLKERNKSMECELKEMQGRYSEMSLNFAEVEGERQQLLITIRCLKNANMN